Proteins from a single region of Synechococcus sp. WH 8109:
- a CDS encoding DUF2062 domain-containing protein has translation MRRLLRLSCIRMRRGVLWLWRQEGTPGQRARGLAAGVFCGCYPFFGLQIFLSVGVASVMRGNHLLAAAGTLVSNPLTYLPLYWFNYLVGCRLLGPGQGGINLSELNRSSLWAHGWEFSQRILLGSTVVGMLLALVSGWMAYRLFLRREARAVVSRGS, from the coding sequence ATGCGCCGGTTGCTGCGCCTCAGTTGCATCCGGATGCGCCGCGGGGTCCTCTGGTTGTGGAGACAGGAAGGCACCCCAGGCCAACGGGCCCGTGGCCTGGCCGCTGGCGTGTTCTGCGGCTGCTACCCCTTCTTCGGGCTGCAGATCTTCCTCAGCGTGGGTGTGGCCAGCGTGATGCGTGGCAACCACCTGCTCGCCGCCGCAGGAACCCTGGTGAGCAATCCCCTCACCTATCTGCCCCTCTACTGGTTTAACTATCTGGTGGGCTGTCGGCTGCTCGGCCCAGGCCAAGGCGGGATCAACCTTTCGGAGCTGAATCGCAGCAGCCTGTGGGCCCATGGGTGGGAGTTCAGCCAGCGCATCCTGCTCGGCTCCACCGTTGTGGGAATGCTGTTGGCGCTGGTGAGCGGCTGGATGGCCTACCGCCTGTTTCTGCGGCGTGAAGCCCGTGCGGTCGTGAGCCGAGGCAGCTAG
- a CDS encoding RluA family pseudouridine synthase: MSPQWKRPPLPEETFTDRFGEGEGELLTLAYPKPLPMRLDRWLVSQRTEQSRARIQKFIDAGYVRVNGKTGKAKTPLRQGDEVQLWMPPPEPLSYLKPEPMDLDVLFEDDHLIVLNKPAGLTVHPAPGNKDGTLVNGLLHHCPDLPGISGKLRPGIVHRLDKDTTGCIVIAKSQEALVRLQVQIQKRIASREYFAVVHGVPAGDSGTIVGPIGRHPADRKKYAVVSSENGRYACTHWTLVERLGDYSLLRFKLDTGRTHQIRVHCAHMNHPVVGDPTYSRCRKLPIELPGQALHAVQLGLDHPITRERMVFEAPLPPVMEKLLGVLRRRAASG; the protein is encoded by the coding sequence ATGAGCCCGCAGTGGAAACGTCCTCCGCTACCGGAGGAGACCTTCACGGATCGCTTTGGCGAAGGTGAGGGCGAGCTGCTGACGCTGGCCTATCCCAAGCCGTTGCCGATGCGGCTGGACCGTTGGTTGGTGAGCCAGCGAACGGAGCAGAGCCGCGCCCGGATTCAGAAGTTCATCGACGCAGGCTATGTGCGCGTTAACGGCAAGACCGGCAAGGCCAAAACACCCCTGCGCCAGGGCGATGAGGTGCAGCTTTGGATGCCGCCACCGGAACCGCTGTCCTACCTCAAGCCGGAGCCGATGGATCTGGATGTGTTGTTTGAGGACGACCATCTGATCGTGCTCAACAAGCCGGCCGGACTGACTGTGCATCCCGCGCCGGGCAACAAGGACGGCACCCTGGTGAACGGCCTGCTGCATCACTGCCCGGACTTGCCCGGCATTAGCGGCAAGCTGCGGCCGGGGATCGTGCACCGCCTTGATAAGGACACCACCGGCTGCATCGTAATTGCTAAGAGCCAAGAGGCCCTGGTGCGGCTGCAGGTTCAGATCCAGAAACGGATCGCGTCCCGCGAATATTTCGCCGTCGTCCATGGCGTGCCTGCAGGCGACTCGGGCACGATCGTCGGGCCGATTGGCCGTCATCCGGCGGATCGCAAGAAGTACGCCGTGGTTAGCAGCGAAAACGGTCGGTATGCCTGCACCCACTGGACCTTGGTGGAGCGTCTCGGCGATTACTCTTTGCTGCGCTTCAAGCTCGACACCGGGCGGACCCATCAGATCCGCGTCCACTGCGCCCACATGAATCACCCCGTGGTGGGGGATCCCACTTACAGCCGCTGCCGCAAGTTGCCGATCGAGCTGCCCGGTCAGGCCCTGCATGCCGTGCAGCTAGGGCTGGACCATCCGATCACCCGCGAGCGGATGGTGTTCGAAGCTCCCCTTCCTCCGGTGATGGAGAAGTTACTGGGGGTGCTGAGGCGACGCGCCGCGTCGGGCTGA
- a CDS encoding bifunctional (p)ppGpp synthetase/guanosine-3',5'-bis(diphosphate) 3'-pyrophosphohydrolase has product MLNAASTPKEPRTSMGSAKVACALPEVRRHPVRHPDDYGIALPDWLRECIANVPPGIGQSCPTDAEALLVSAFDFGFQLHEGQFRASGDPYIVHPVAVADLLRDIGASAPVIAAGFLHDVVEDTDVTPDQIELHFGSEVRELVEGVTKLGGIHFNDRTEAQAENLRRMFLAMASNIRVVLVKLADRLHNMRTLGALKEEKRQRIARETREIYAPLANRLGIGRFKWELEDLAFKLLEPEAFREIQEEVATKRSEREQRLGVTVGLLNERLERAGLEHCEVSGRPKHLFGIWSKMQRQQKEFHEIYDVAALRILTPNVESCYRALAVVHDTFRPIPGRFKDYIGLPKPNGYQSLHTAVIGRHRPIEVQIRTLEMHHVAEFGIAAHWKYKEGGSPASSGSDAERFNWLRQLVDWQQEGGNDDHNDYLSSIKEDLFDEEVFVFTPKGDVLGLRKGATAVDFAYRIHSEVGNHCHGVRINDRLCPLATPLQNGDFVQVLTSKTAHPSLDWLNFVATPTARNRIRQWYKRSHRDETIERGKDLLERELGRDGFDALLSSEAMQRVAQRCNVPTTEDLLASLGFGDVTLQQALNRLREEMRLLAEQQQAPPSNEDVAAALLPSRDMAPDRSVGEGAILGLEGLDYRLGGCCSPLPGELIVGTVALGNHGITIHRQDCSNVETIPRERRLPVRWNTAHAEQEKQRFPVQLRIEVIDRVGILKDILLRLSDGAINVSDARVTTASGKPARIDLRVELEGAEQLSRTMDQIRSMADVIGIARLGTS; this is encoded by the coding sequence ATGCTCAACGCTGCCTCCACACCCAAAGAGCCCCGAACCAGCATGGGTTCGGCCAAGGTGGCCTGCGCGTTGCCTGAAGTAAGGCGCCATCCCGTCCGCCATCCGGACGATTACGGCATCGCTCTGCCGGACTGGTTGAGGGAGTGCATCGCCAATGTGCCGCCTGGCATCGGCCAGAGCTGCCCCACCGATGCCGAGGCTCTGCTGGTATCGGCCTTTGATTTCGGCTTTCAGCTCCACGAAGGCCAGTTCAGGGCCAGTGGAGACCCGTACATCGTCCATCCGGTGGCGGTGGCTGATCTGTTGCGGGATATCGGCGCCAGCGCCCCGGTGATCGCCGCAGGGTTCCTCCACGACGTCGTCGAAGACACCGACGTCACCCCCGATCAGATCGAGCTGCACTTCGGTTCCGAGGTGCGTGAACTGGTGGAGGGGGTCACCAAGCTCGGCGGCATCCACTTCAACGACCGCACGGAAGCTCAGGCGGAGAATCTGCGCAGGATGTTCCTGGCGATGGCCAGCAATATTCGTGTTGTGTTGGTGAAGCTGGCGGATCGCTTGCACAACATGCGCACCCTGGGTGCGTTGAAGGAGGAGAAGCGTCAGCGGATCGCCCGCGAGACCCGTGAGATCTATGCCCCCCTCGCCAACCGTCTTGGCATCGGCCGCTTCAAGTGGGAGCTGGAGGATCTGGCCTTCAAATTGCTGGAACCGGAGGCCTTCCGGGAGATTCAGGAGGAGGTCGCCACCAAACGCAGCGAACGGGAGCAACGGCTAGGCGTCACGGTGGGGCTGCTGAACGAGCGGCTGGAACGGGCCGGCCTAGAGCACTGCGAGGTGAGTGGTCGCCCTAAGCATCTGTTCGGCATCTGGAGCAAGATGCAGCGCCAGCAGAAGGAGTTCCACGAGATCTACGACGTGGCGGCGTTGCGGATCCTCACCCCCAATGTCGAGAGCTGCTACCGCGCCCTAGCGGTGGTTCACGACACCTTCCGCCCGATTCCCGGTCGCTTCAAGGACTACATCGGGTTGCCGAAACCCAACGGCTACCAATCCCTGCACACGGCTGTGATCGGTCGGCATCGCCCGATCGAAGTGCAGATCCGCACGCTTGAGATGCACCATGTGGCCGAATTCGGGATTGCGGCCCACTGGAAATACAAGGAAGGCGGCTCACCGGCCAGCAGCGGCAGTGATGCGGAGCGCTTCAACTGGCTGCGTCAGCTGGTGGATTGGCAGCAAGAAGGCGGCAACGACGACCACAACGACTACCTCTCCTCGATCAAGGAAGACCTCTTCGACGAAGAGGTGTTTGTGTTCACCCCAAAAGGTGATGTGCTCGGTTTGCGTAAAGGGGCAACCGCCGTCGACTTCGCCTATCGCATCCACTCCGAGGTGGGCAACCACTGCCATGGCGTTCGCATCAACGATCGGCTGTGTCCGTTGGCAACACCGCTGCAGAACGGTGATTTCGTTCAGGTGCTCACCAGCAAGACGGCCCATCCCAGCCTTGATTGGCTGAACTTCGTTGCCACGCCGACGGCACGCAACCGCATTCGCCAGTGGTACAAGCGCAGCCACCGTGACGAAACGATTGAACGGGGCAAGGATCTGCTGGAGCGGGAGCTGGGGCGTGATGGCTTCGATGCCCTGCTCAGCAGCGAGGCGATGCAGCGGGTGGCGCAGCGCTGCAATGTGCCTACCACCGAAGATCTGCTGGCGTCACTGGGATTCGGAGACGTCACGCTGCAGCAGGCGCTCAACCGTTTGCGGGAGGAGATGCGTCTGCTGGCGGAACAGCAGCAGGCCCCACCCAGCAACGAAGATGTGGCCGCGGCGCTGCTGCCATCGCGGGATATGGCGCCGGACCGTTCCGTAGGCGAAGGGGCGATCCTTGGGCTGGAGGGCTTGGACTACCGCCTCGGTGGCTGCTGCAGTCCGCTGCCGGGTGAGTTGATCGTGGGCACGGTGGCCCTCGGCAACCACGGCATCACCATTCACCGGCAGGACTGCTCCAATGTGGAGACAATTCCACGGGAACGGCGGCTTCCCGTGCGCTGGAACACCGCCCATGCCGAACAGGAGAAACAGCGCTTCCCGGTGCAGTTGCGGATCGAAGTGATCGATCGCGTCGGCATCCTCAAAGACATTCTGCTGCGTCTTTCCGATGGGGCCATCAACGTCAGTGATGCCCGGGTGACCACTGCCTCTGGCAAGCCGGCCCGCATTGATCTCCGGGTTGAGCTGGAGGGTGCCGAACAGCTCAGCCGCACCATGGATCAGATCCGCTCGATGGCGGACGTTATCGGGATTGCCCGGTTGGGCACGAGCTAG
- the ylqF gene encoding ribosome biogenesis GTPase YlqF, whose amino-acid sequence MSTPTIQWYPGHIAKAEQQLKRHLDKVDLVIEVRDARIPLATGHPHLNRWLKGKQHLMVINRRDMVTAAAKEAWEAWFKAQGQRTVWCDAKAGTGVKQVQQAAIRAGDHLNERRRNRGMRPRPVRALTLGFPNVGKSALINRLVRQKVVASARRAGVTRTLRWVRLGQDLDLLDAPGVLPPRLDDQQAALRLALCDDIGQAAYDGELVAQAFLQLLLDVESQAAAGVTIPLLQERYGIPLSGETADPALWLDAAAARHTSGETARMAQRLLDDFRKSALGSIALELPA is encoded by the coding sequence GTGAGCACCCCAACGATCCAGTGGTACCCCGGCCACATCGCCAAGGCGGAGCAGCAGCTCAAACGCCATCTCGACAAGGTGGATCTGGTGATTGAGGTGCGTGATGCCCGCATTCCTCTGGCCACGGGCCACCCCCACCTCAACCGCTGGTTAAAGGGCAAGCAGCATCTGATGGTGATCAACAGGCGCGACATGGTCACCGCGGCGGCGAAGGAGGCCTGGGAGGCCTGGTTCAAGGCCCAGGGGCAGCGGACGGTTTGGTGTGATGCCAAGGCCGGCACCGGCGTGAAGCAGGTGCAGCAGGCCGCGATCCGTGCCGGGGACCACCTCAACGAACGCCGCCGCAACCGGGGCATGCGTCCCAGGCCGGTGCGGGCGCTCACCCTGGGCTTTCCCAACGTGGGCAAGTCGGCATTGATCAATCGCCTGGTGCGCCAGAAGGTAGTGGCCAGTGCCCGGCGGGCCGGAGTGACGCGAACCCTGCGTTGGGTGCGTCTTGGGCAAGACCTCGACCTCTTGGATGCCCCTGGCGTGCTCCCCCCCCGTCTTGATGACCAGCAGGCCGCCCTGCGGCTGGCCCTTTGCGACGACATCGGCCAGGCCGCCTACGACGGTGAGCTGGTGGCTCAGGCCTTCCTGCAGTTGCTGCTGGATGTGGAATCGCAGGCTGCGGCCGGGGTGACGATTCCGCTTCTGCAGGAGCGTTACGGCATTCCCCTGAGCGGTGAAACGGCCGACCCGGCTCTCTGGCTGGATGCCGCAGCGGCCCGCCACACCTCCGGTGAGACGGCGCGCATGGCCCAGCGGCTTCTTGATGATTTCCGCAAGTCAGCCCTTGGCAGCATCGCTCTGGAGCTGCCGGCATGA
- a CDS encoding ABC transporter ATP-binding protein — translation MVFSAGPPVAPAALFMGRPVLELEQLRLRYPGSNSWTLDGLNLSLEPGETLALVGSSGCGKSTVARAVMQLLPQGTICEGRLALTGQDPRQLRRPQLRQLRGEAVGLVFQDPMTRMNPLMSVGGHLLDTLRAHRPQTSAAAHQERARELLERVGIGANRFRAYPHELSGGMRQRLAIALAIALEPALLIADEPTTSLDVAVAGQVMAELSGLSQELGSALLLISHDLAMAARWCDRMAMLDGGRKVEDGPSHQLLTRPQSPVGQRLVASAQAREGGRSPARPDNGSVLRVEEMRCWHAMGGAPWAPLWLKAVDGVSFELRAGESLGVVGASGCGKSTLCRALMGLNPIRGGRVDLLGQDLLSLRGEALRTARRSLQMVFQDPLACLNPALQVADAIADPLLIHGLCSKATAREEARGLLERVGLSPAEQFQDRLPKQLSGGQQQRVAIARALALKPKVLICDESVSMLDAEVQADVLALLRELQQELGLAIVFITHDLSVASGFCHRVMVLDKGKVVEEGPGDRIFSAPQAPISRTLVETCPRLPR, via the coding sequence ATGGTATTCAGTGCAGGACCCCCTGTCGCTCCCGCAGCACTGTTCATGGGCCGGCCTGTTCTGGAACTCGAACAGCTGCGATTGCGCTATCCCGGCAGCAACTCCTGGACGCTGGATGGGCTGAATCTGAGCCTCGAGCCGGGAGAGACCCTGGCCTTGGTGGGATCTTCGGGCTGCGGCAAAAGCACGGTGGCGCGGGCTGTGATGCAGCTGCTGCCCCAGGGAACGATCTGTGAAGGACGGCTGGCCTTGACCGGCCAGGATCCACGCCAACTCAGGCGACCGCAGCTGCGGCAGCTGCGGGGTGAAGCCGTGGGCCTGGTATTCCAGGACCCGATGACGCGGATGAATCCGCTGATGAGCGTGGGAGGCCATCTGCTTGACACCCTCAGGGCCCACCGACCTCAAACCAGTGCCGCGGCCCACCAGGAACGGGCCCGAGAACTGCTGGAGCGGGTGGGCATTGGCGCCAACCGCTTCCGCGCCTACCCCCATGAGCTCAGTGGTGGGATGCGACAGCGCCTGGCCATTGCCTTAGCGATTGCCCTAGAACCAGCGCTGCTGATCGCCGATGAACCCACCACCAGCCTGGATGTGGCGGTGGCCGGGCAGGTGATGGCGGAACTCAGCGGCCTCTCCCAGGAACTGGGCAGTGCCCTGCTACTGATAAGCCACGACCTGGCCATGGCCGCCCGCTGGTGCGACCGCATGGCCATGCTCGACGGCGGACGCAAGGTGGAGGACGGCCCCAGCCATCAGTTGCTCACCCGGCCGCAGTCGCCGGTGGGGCAACGGCTGGTGGCCTCCGCCCAGGCCAGGGAAGGGGGACGCTCACCGGCACGTCCCGACAACGGCAGCGTGCTGCGGGTGGAGGAGATGCGCTGCTGGCATGCCATGGGTGGCGCACCTTGGGCACCCCTCTGGCTGAAGGCGGTGGATGGAGTGAGTTTCGAGCTCAGGGCCGGGGAAAGCCTGGGAGTGGTGGGGGCCTCCGGCTGCGGGAAAAGCACCCTCTGCCGTGCCTTAATGGGGCTCAATCCCATCCGCGGCGGCCGCGTGGATCTGCTGGGCCAGGACCTGCTGAGCCTGCGTGGAGAGGCGCTGCGGACAGCCCGCCGGTCCCTCCAGATGGTGTTTCAGGACCCTCTGGCCTGTCTCAATCCCGCCCTGCAGGTGGCCGATGCCATCGCCGATCCCTTGCTGATCCATGGCCTCTGCTCGAAAGCGACAGCCCGTGAGGAAGCCCGCGGCCTGCTGGAACGGGTCGGCCTCAGCCCGGCTGAGCAGTTTCAAGATCGCCTGCCGAAGCAGCTCTCCGGCGGCCAGCAGCAGCGGGTGGCGATCGCCCGCGCCCTGGCCTTGAAGCCCAAGGTGCTGATCTGCGATGAGAGCGTCAGCATGCTCGATGCGGAAGTGCAGGCGGATGTGCTGGCACTGCTGCGGGAGCTGCAGCAGGAGCTGGGCCTGGCGATCGTGTTCATCACCCACGACCTCTCGGTGGCCAGTGGTTTTTGCCACCGGGTGATGGTGCTGGACAAGGGGAAAGTAGTGGAAGAGGGGCCAGGGGATCGGATCTTCAGCGCACCTCAGGCGCCGATCAGCCGGACCCTCGTGGAGACCTGCCCAAGGCTGCCCCGTTAA
- the nadC gene encoding carboxylating nicotinate-nucleotide diphosphorylase — protein sequence MDWQSPTLTAALEAWLAEDIGRGDLTAAALQGQQGQAHWVAKQPGRFCGGPLVQRLFQRLDPGVSFRLLLQDGDAVEAGDCLLELRGAATALVAGERTALNLAMRLSGIATATAALVAQLEGTGVRLADTRKTTPGLRLLEKYAVRCGGGINHRMGLDDAAMLKENHIAWAGGITAAITAVREQAPWPTAVIVEAEREAQALEAVQAGANGVLLDEFSPEQLTQLVPRLRDCSTGVVVLEASGIQPEQLHAYAATGIDLISTSAPVTRSRWLDLSMRFT from the coding sequence TTGGACTGGCAATCCCCGACACTCACCGCTGCCTTGGAGGCCTGGCTGGCGGAAGACATCGGCCGCGGTGATCTGACGGCGGCTGCCTTGCAGGGCCAGCAGGGGCAGGCCCATTGGGTCGCCAAACAGCCTGGCCGCTTCTGTGGTGGGCCGTTGGTGCAGCGCCTGTTCCAGCGTCTGGATCCCGGGGTGAGCTTTCGTCTGCTGCTGCAGGACGGTGACGCCGTTGAGGCCGGGGACTGCCTGCTGGAGCTGCGGGGGGCGGCCACGGCTTTGGTGGCTGGGGAACGCACCGCCTTGAACCTGGCCATGCGCCTCTCGGGCATTGCCACCGCCACCGCTGCATTGGTGGCCCAGCTTGAGGGCACTGGTGTGCGTCTGGCCGACACCCGCAAGACCACCCCTGGACTTCGTCTGCTGGAGAAATACGCGGTGCGTTGCGGTGGCGGCATCAACCACCGCATGGGGCTGGATGACGCGGCCATGCTCAAGGAGAACCACATCGCCTGGGCGGGGGGCATCACAGCCGCCATTACGGCTGTGCGTGAGCAGGCCCCTTGGCCCACGGCCGTGATTGTGGAAGCGGAGAGGGAGGCTCAGGCGCTGGAGGCGGTGCAGGCGGGCGCCAATGGGGTGCTGCTTGATGAATTCAGCCCTGAGCAGCTCACGCAGCTGGTGCCGCGCCTTCGGGACTGCAGCACCGGTGTGGTGGTGCTGGAGGCCTCTGGCATTCAGCCCGAGCAATTGCATGCCTACGCCGCCACCGGCATTGATCTGATCTCCACCAGCGCGCCGGTCACCCGCAGCCGCTGGCTCGACTTGAGCATGCGTTTCACCTGA
- the mnmE gene encoding tRNA uridine-5-carboxymethylaminomethyl(34) synthesis GTPase MnmE produces the protein MPSTDTIAAVATAVAPGQGGIAVIRLSGPAAEATGRSVVHCPGRQEWGSHRVVYGHVMDGEGRRLDEVLLLLMRGPRSFTGEDVVEIHCHGGVIAVQRVLEQVLRQPGVRRALPGEFSQRAVLNGRLDLTRAEAVSELVAARSRRAAELAIAGLDGGIQAQITALRERLLDQLTELEARVDFEEDLPPLDGEALQQQLQAVRLELQQLVRDGERGDALRKGLRVALVGRPNVGKSSLLNRLSRRERAIVTDLPGTTRDLLESEIALEGVPITLLDTAGIRSTDDAVERLGIARSEEALATADVVLLVLDGHAGWTSEDAALLARIPEQIPRILVANKADLPAGTFPQPVDVQLSALEGTGEADLVQVLLERCGAAGTEGVLLALNQRQRDLAAQAAEALACSQEVAAQQLPWDFWTIDLREAIRALGEITGEEITEAVLDRVFSRFCIGK, from the coding sequence GTGCCCAGCACCGACACGATTGCTGCCGTGGCCACCGCCGTGGCCCCAGGTCAGGGCGGCATCGCCGTGATTCGTCTCTCCGGGCCGGCTGCGGAAGCGACGGGGCGCAGCGTGGTGCACTGCCCGGGCCGACAGGAGTGGGGATCGCACCGGGTGGTGTACGGCCATGTGATGGATGGCGAGGGCCGCCGTCTCGATGAGGTGCTGCTGCTGCTGATGCGCGGGCCCCGCAGCTTCACCGGTGAGGACGTGGTGGAGATCCACTGCCATGGCGGGGTGATCGCCGTGCAGCGGGTGCTCGAACAGGTGCTGCGGCAGCCGGGAGTGCGCCGGGCCCTACCGGGCGAGTTCAGCCAGCGGGCCGTACTCAACGGCCGGCTCGATCTCACCCGTGCCGAGGCGGTGAGTGAGCTGGTGGCGGCCCGCAGCCGCCGGGCGGCCGAATTGGCCATTGCGGGCCTCGATGGCGGCATTCAGGCCCAGATCACTGCGCTGCGGGAACGTCTGCTCGATCAGCTCACCGAACTGGAGGCGCGGGTGGATTTCGAGGAGGACCTGCCGCCCCTCGATGGCGAGGCCCTGCAGCAGCAGCTGCAAGCCGTGCGTTTGGAGCTTCAGCAGTTGGTGCGCGATGGCGAGCGGGGCGATGCCCTGCGCAAGGGCCTGCGGGTCGCCTTGGTAGGTCGCCCCAACGTGGGAAAAAGTTCCCTGCTCAATCGGCTCAGCCGCCGCGAGCGGGCGATCGTTACCGATCTGCCGGGCACCACTAGAGATCTGCTGGAGAGCGAGATCGCGCTGGAAGGGGTGCCGATCACCCTGCTCGACACCGCCGGCATCCGCAGCACCGATGACGCGGTGGAGCGCCTGGGGATTGCCCGCAGCGAGGAAGCTTTGGCCACGGCGGATGTGGTGTTGTTGGTGCTCGACGGCCATGCGGGCTGGACCTCTGAAGACGCCGCCTTGCTGGCGCGCATCCCCGAGCAGATTCCCAGGATCCTTGTTGCTAACAAGGCGGATCTCCCTGCGGGGACCTTCCCCCAGCCGGTGGATGTTCAGTTGTCGGCCTTGGAGGGCACGGGAGAGGCAGACCTGGTGCAGGTCCTGCTGGAGCGTTGTGGTGCTGCAGGAACCGAAGGGGTGCTGCTGGCTTTGAATCAACGCCAACGCGATCTGGCCGCTCAAGCCGCCGAAGCCCTGGCCTGCAGCCAGGAGGTGGCGGCCCAGCAGCTCCCGTGGGACTTCTGGACCATCGATCTGCGGGAGGCGATCCGCGCGCTAGGGGAGATCACCGGAGAAGAGATCACCGAAGCGGTGCTGGATCGGGTGTTTTCGCGCTTCTGCATCGGAAAATAG